A stretch of the Sulfurospirillum sp. UCH001 genome encodes the following:
- a CDS encoding POTRA domain-containing protein, whose protein sequence is MRITPRRTTTFSLSLLVASTLCAVEVPNIGTALKEIESSKLPSKEAPAVPQINVQEPTPTKPSKSVEAPKLIEKSDAILVKEFAFIGNEALSSAELKKVIERLQGKTLNTTQLLSAADEITAYYRSKGFKKAKAFIYKKDIANGIVTITIRARNHDAILKDPDLLKATDTFLQEQGSIQKTEPATHSVFVKAFHLSGTHALKEEELHNIIAHEENKEHTLATLEKTASLITKYYRTNGYFVARAYIPKQSMKEGVVEIAVIEGNYGELKLKNNSLVNDSILQGMLDDIKDENIVSTDTLERAMLIINDTPGAKVTRADVMPGTHIGTSDFLIQTSETKPYNAYIVGDNYGSRYTGEYRTSIGLSANSPFGWGDKIGLTGLLSTKTDLKNGKIYYNFPLMSNGLRGEISASKTTYSLAEEYDSMDAIGNATTLEASLIYPLIRTQAQTLNLTLSYDNKHMKDEVRSTDTLTKKDSNSLNLGANYTETSSFFGFQSSSNASLIFTFGHLNFDNADALATDQAGPKTDGGYSKVVATMEKNIAFDEIYSMTANVRLQKALGNKNLDGSEDFSLGGAYGVRAFPDGELSAENGYIVGLEFFYALPTYESISSKASFFIDSGYAKMENSTGATEPRHLSDIGLGYQANYKDFFAKAQLAHVVGGADVESEPNHQNKFLIQLGWVY, encoded by the coding sequence ATGCGAATAACCCCACGTAGAACAACAACATTTTCACTCTCATTATTGGTTGCAAGTACTTTATGTGCTGTTGAAGTTCCCAATATTGGAACAGCGCTTAAAGAGATTGAGTCTTCTAAACTTCCTTCTAAAGAAGCGCCAGCTGTACCTCAGATCAATGTGCAAGAGCCAACCCCTACAAAGCCTTCAAAAAGTGTTGAAGCACCGAAACTCATTGAAAAAAGCGATGCTATTTTGGTGAAAGAATTTGCATTTATTGGAAATGAGGCTTTAAGTTCAGCTGAGCTTAAAAAAGTTATCGAAAGACTACAAGGGAAAACGCTCAATACTACGCAACTACTATCTGCAGCTGATGAGATTACAGCATATTATCGCTCCAAAGGGTTCAAAAAAGCCAAAGCGTTTATCTATAAAAAAGATATTGCAAATGGCATCGTTACCATTACCATTCGTGCTAGAAATCATGATGCTATTTTGAAAGATCCTGATCTCCTAAAAGCCACTGACACCTTTCTTCAAGAGCAAGGAAGCATCCAAAAAACAGAACCAGCAACACACAGTGTTTTTGTAAAAGCTTTTCATCTAAGCGGTACACATGCTCTCAAAGAAGAAGAGTTACACAATATCATTGCGCATGAAGAAAACAAAGAGCACACACTGGCAACTTTGGAAAAAACTGCTTCTCTTATTACCAAATACTACCGAACAAATGGCTACTTTGTTGCACGTGCCTACATCCCAAAACAGAGTATGAAAGAAGGTGTAGTAGAAATTGCAGTGATTGAAGGTAATTATGGAGAGCTAAAACTCAAAAACAACTCCTTAGTCAATGACAGCATTTTACAAGGAATGCTCGATGATATCAAAGATGAAAATATCGTAAGTACCGATACATTAGAGCGTGCTATGCTTATCATTAACGACACCCCAGGTGCAAAAGTCACACGTGCGGATGTTATGCCAGGAACACACATAGGAACATCGGATTTTCTCATTCAAACATCTGAAACAAAGCCTTACAATGCTTACATCGTAGGCGATAATTACGGCTCTCGCTATACAGGAGAGTACCGCACAAGTATAGGGCTTAGTGCTAACTCACCCTTTGGATGGGGCGATAAAATAGGACTTACAGGTCTTCTCTCCACCAAAACGGATCTTAAAAATGGAAAAATCTACTACAATTTCCCACTCATGAGTAATGGACTTAGAGGTGAAATCAGTGCATCGAAGACAACATACTCTTTGGCAGAAGAGTATGACTCTATGGATGCCATTGGAAACGCAACGACACTCGAAGCTTCGTTGATCTATCCACTTATACGTACACAAGCACAAACGCTTAATTTGACTTTGAGCTACGACAATAAACATATGAAAGATGAAGTGAGAAGTACCGATACTTTGACAAAAAAAGATTCTAATTCATTAAATCTTGGTGCAAACTATACAGAGACCAGCTCATTTTTTGGTTTCCAAAGCAGCAGCAATGCATCGTTGATTTTCACCTTTGGACATCTAAACTTTGACAATGCAGATGCACTAGCAACCGATCAAGCAGGTCCTAAGACCGATGGTGGATATAGCAAAGTGGTTGCAACCATGGAAAAGAACATTGCCTTTGATGAGATCTATTCTATGACAGCAAATGTACGCCTTCAAAAAGCACTGGGCAATAAAAATTTAGATGGTTCCGAAGATTTTTCTTTAGGCGGTGCTTACGGGGTTAGAGCTTTCCCAGATGGAGAGCTCAGTGCTGAGAATGGTTATATCGTAGGGTTAGAGTTCTTCTATGCCTTACCGACCTATGAAAGCATCAGCTCAAAAGCGAGCTTTTTTATTGATTCAGGGTACGCAAAAATGGAAAATTCCACTGGTGCGACAGAACCACGTCATCTCTCAGATATTGGACTAGGGTATCAGGCGAATTATAAAGATTTCTTTGCTAAAGCTCAATTAGCACATGTTGTGGGTGGCGCTGATGTAGAAAGTGAACCAAATCATCAAAACAAATTTTTAATTCAACTTGGATGGGTTTACTAA
- a CDS encoding molybdopterin dinucleotide binding domain-containing protein, translating into MEASRRKFLIGTSLVAGGAAVGGYHETLGKAITLQRRGEKAKDAIYGNAPAPEIMQKEGMIAYAKDFVVKPSVCNGCTTYCSVRVKIDTKSGEVVRVFGNPYSLLSSDPWLPYKTSLSESFKATSGWKESGLEMRSTACSRGNAVYEKLNDPFRVTKPLKRVGKRGEDKWVSISIEQLIKEICEGGNLFGEGDVQGLKALADTKTLIDPQNPDYGPIANKLCVLGTADEGRQNYMVHRFVQSFGTVNFMGHTSICGLSMRAGEAAYLDDFATSPHMKPDFEHCEFLLSIGTAPAQAGNPFKRQAKLLAKGRTNGALRYVIVTPILTNSDSIAVGERSRWLPIKPSGDLALVMGMIRVIIDEERYLKAYLAIPSDVAQKTLNEVSFTNASHLVIMEGAKKGEILTDTNKVVHVIDKTDGILKNAANVLEADIFYEGNVTLEGTTYTVKSSFVLLKESAFEHSLDFYAKESGVDEKTIVELAREFTSHGRSVGVDCHGGTMHSTGFYTTYAIMMLGALVGNLNHKGGMSVGGGKFKDFNGSCYNLLAYAGKQKPFGARIDRARMAYEKTSEYKRKIEQGLNPYPAKDAWFPLSPAIESEVINSSANAYPYKLGALISWNANFVYGQSGSEHLIPLLKDPTKAIPLFIAIDPFINETSRYADYIIPDSVLYETWGVLAPWAGHLTKTTHVRYPILKSPNATFANGEPICMDSFMIELGKALGLGGFGKNAINGATAKFDFDRPEDFYLRAFENVAMDGANPAPEASDEEIMLAGLNEYVPLLQRICTENWRRVAYVMSRGGRFADKATAYEGNKMSNAYKKPIAIYNQLVGTSFNSLNGEPYSGVPRYYAPRFYTGAQIDMNSKEFSLLAFSYKSNVLSSASATLESVRDIRYTTFVDLSTTTAKKYGIAHGDRVIVRSREGKIQGICRIREGLHPQSIGIEHGAGREGEGSLDIHIDGVRKEGRIARRSGVNINKLGLSDASRLNVATLSDFVVGSNARQAIPVHIEKI; encoded by the coding sequence ATGGAAGCATCACGTAGAAAATTTTTAATTGGAACCAGTCTCGTAGCTGGAGGCGCTGCAGTAGGTGGATACCATGAAACTCTTGGTAAAGCCATTACTCTGCAAAGAAGAGGTGAAAAAGCAAAAGATGCGATTTATGGCAATGCTCCTGCACCAGAGATCATGCAAAAAGAGGGAATGATCGCTTATGCCAAAGACTTTGTTGTAAAACCTAGCGTGTGCAACGGGTGTACAACATATTGTTCGGTACGTGTCAAGATCGATACGAAAAGCGGTGAAGTTGTGCGTGTTTTTGGAAATCCTTACAGTTTGCTCTCAAGTGATCCATGGTTACCCTATAAAACATCTTTATCAGAGAGTTTTAAGGCGACATCGGGTTGGAAGGAGAGCGGTTTAGAGATGCGTTCAACCGCTTGTTCTAGAGGTAATGCGGTATATGAAAAACTGAATGACCCTTTCCGCGTCACAAAACCTTTAAAGCGTGTTGGAAAACGTGGAGAAGACAAATGGGTGAGTATATCTATTGAGCAGCTGATTAAAGAGATATGCGAAGGTGGTAATCTTTTTGGCGAAGGAGATGTGCAAGGGCTGAAAGCTTTAGCCGATACAAAAACATTAATTGATCCACAAAATCCAGACTATGGTCCTATCGCCAATAAACTGTGTGTTTTGGGAACGGCGGATGAAGGACGTCAAAATTATATGGTACACCGTTTTGTTCAAAGTTTTGGAACGGTTAATTTTATGGGGCACACCTCTATTTGTGGGCTTTCTATGCGAGCAGGTGAAGCAGCGTATCTGGATGATTTTGCTACCTCTCCTCACATGAAGCCTGATTTTGAGCATTGTGAATTTTTACTGAGCATCGGAACAGCACCAGCACAAGCGGGAAATCCTTTCAAACGCCAAGCAAAGTTATTGGCAAAAGGGCGTACCAATGGAGCACTTCGTTATGTGATCGTAACGCCTATACTCACCAACAGTGACTCAATCGCAGTTGGCGAGAGATCACGATGGTTACCGATCAAACCAAGTGGTGATTTGGCGTTAGTGATGGGAATGATTCGTGTGATCATCGATGAAGAGCGTTATCTAAAAGCGTATCTTGCCATTCCAAGTGATGTTGCACAAAAAACCTTAAATGAAGTCAGCTTTACCAATGCTTCGCATCTTGTCATCATGGAGGGAGCGAAAAAAGGTGAGATTTTAACGGATACAAACAAAGTGGTACATGTCATTGATAAAACCGATGGCATACTTAAAAATGCCGCAAATGTTTTAGAAGCCGACATTTTTTATGAAGGAAATGTCACTTTAGAAGGGACAACCTATACGGTAAAAAGCTCTTTTGTTCTTTTAAAAGAATCAGCGTTTGAGCATTCACTTGATTTTTATGCTAAAGAGAGCGGGGTGGATGAAAAAACCATTGTAGAACTTGCACGTGAATTTACATCCCATGGCAGAAGTGTTGGTGTGGATTGTCATGGAGGAACAATGCATTCTACAGGCTTTTACACAACCTATGCCATTATGATGTTGGGTGCTCTTGTGGGCAATCTCAACCATAAAGGTGGTATGAGTGTAGGAGGAGGAAAGTTTAAAGACTTTAATGGCTCTTGCTATAACCTTTTGGCGTATGCAGGCAAACAAAAGCCTTTTGGTGCACGCATTGATAGAGCTAGAATGGCCTATGAAAAAACCAGCGAATATAAACGCAAAATAGAGCAAGGACTCAATCCTTATCCTGCGAAAGATGCATGGTTTCCGCTAAGTCCTGCTATTGAATCAGAAGTGATTAATAGCAGTGCTAATGCATATCCGTATAAACTAGGTGCTTTGATAAGTTGGAATGCGAATTTTGTGTATGGTCAAAGTGGTAGTGAGCATCTCATCCCTTTACTGAAAGATCCTACCAAGGCGATTCCTCTTTTTATAGCGATCGATCCATTTATCAATGAAACCAGTCGTTATGCAGATTACATCATACCAGATTCAGTGTTGTATGAGACATGGGGTGTATTAGCACCTTGGGCAGGACACCTGACCAAAACAACGCATGTGCGTTATCCGATTTTAAAATCACCCAATGCCACGTTTGCAAATGGTGAGCCTATTTGCATGGACAGCTTTATGATTGAGCTTGGTAAAGCCCTAGGCTTAGGTGGTTTTGGTAAAAATGCCATTAATGGGGCTACGGCTAAATTTGATTTTGATAGACCTGAAGATTTTTACTTAAGAGCTTTTGAAAACGTAGCGATGGATGGAGCAAATCCAGCCCCAGAAGCAAGCGATGAAGAAATTATGTTAGCAGGACTGAATGAGTATGTTCCTCTTTTACAGCGTATCTGTACAGAAAATTGGCGCAGAGTGGCATACGTGATGAGTAGAGGTGGACGATTTGCCGATAAAGCAACTGCGTATGAAGGTAATAAAATGAGCAATGCGTATAAAAAACCGATTGCAATTTACAATCAGCTTGTCGGAACATCGTTTAATTCTCTCAACGGTGAACCCTACAGTGGAGTGCCACGTTACTATGCTCCACGATTTTATACAGGTGCACAAATTGATATGAATTCAAAAGAGTTCAGCCTTTTAGCCTTTAGTTATAAATCCAATGTTCTCTCTTCTGCTTCAGCAACCTTGGAGAGTGTGCGAGATATCCGCTATACGACATTTGTGGATCTTAGTACTACAACAGCTAAAAAATATGGCATAGCGCATGGAGATCGTGTGATAGTGCGTTCACGCGAAGGTAAAATTCAAGGCATTTGCCGTATCAGAGAGGGGTTACATCCTCAGTCCATTGGTATAGAACATGGTGCTGGAAGAGAAGGCGAAGGAAGCTTAGATATACACATTGATGGTGTACGAAAAGAGGGCAGAATCGCTAGACGAAGTGGGGTGAATATCAATAAACTTGGACTAAGTGACGCTTCACGTCTTAATGTTGCAACACTGAGCGACTTTGTAGTGGGTTCTAACGCAAGACAAGCGATACCCGTACATATCGAGAAGATTTAA
- the nrfD gene encoding NrfD/PsrC family molybdoenzyme membrane anchor subunit, with translation MDFGTLLHTISSITPDRPWGIDIPNYFWFTGSSAAAFIISSFAHVFGMKEYKPIAGFSLLLAFVLLVAAPMNLIDDLRQPGRIMNFFSYGWENFPTSPMKWGVLLLIAYPLLILVEALVLYRPYFGFSKGVLRSKEQQEKDHHLGVLLGAIGIPLALSVHGYTGYILGAVHAIPLFHTPLMPILFLASAMVSGTGLLIILLPIFQKFFTDFKRIDMAMMQRLARLLSWFVVIDLVIRFFWLTFAITFNNEEKYALKLFFGENFWEVLIVDYVICLIVPMIIGFTNYFARSFKWILFGGILSAIGVWIFRWNTVIGGQSIGKTTPFLLEYHPHLTGFDSILSVLSNWSLLIALVALVMVIFPWDKEMANYYVTKEER, from the coding sequence ATGGATTTTGGAACACTACTGCATACGATTAGCTCAATTACACCTGATCGTCCTTGGGGTATTGATATTCCCAACTATTTCTGGTTTACGGGAAGTTCAGCGGCAGCATTTATTATCTCAAGTTTTGCGCATGTTTTTGGTATGAAAGAGTATAAACCCATCGCAGGTTTTTCATTGCTTTTAGCTTTTGTATTATTGGTGGCGGCACCGATGAATCTCATCGATGACCTTCGCCAACCAGGACGCATTATGAACTTCTTTTCCTATGGTTGGGAGAACTTCCCTACATCACCTATGAAATGGGGTGTTTTATTGTTGATTGCGTACCCGTTGCTCATTTTAGTCGAGGCTTTGGTGCTATACCGCCCTTATTTTGGCTTTTCAAAAGGAGTGTTGAGAAGTAAAGAGCAACAAGAAAAAGACCATCATTTAGGCGTGCTCTTAGGTGCGATTGGTATACCACTAGCATTAAGCGTGCATGGATACACAGGTTACATCTTAGGTGCGGTTCATGCGATACCTTTGTTCCATACACCACTGATGCCTATTTTATTTTTAGCGTCTGCAATGGTTTCAGGAACGGGGCTTCTCATCATTTTACTGCCTATTTTCCAAAAGTTCTTTACGGATTTTAAGCGCATTGATATGGCGATGATGCAGCGTCTTGCACGTCTTTTATCGTGGTTTGTTGTGATAGATTTAGTGATTCGTTTCTTTTGGCTGACCTTTGCCATTACGTTCAATAATGAAGAAAAGTATGCGCTCAAACTCTTTTTTGGTGAAAATTTTTGGGAAGTGTTGATTGTGGATTATGTTATTTGTCTCATTGTTCCGATGATTATTGGATTTACAAACTATTTTGCACGCTCATTCAAATGGATTTTATTTGGAGGAATTCTCTCTGCCATTGGCGTATGGATTTTTCGTTGGAATACCGTTATAGGTGGTCAAAGTATTGGTAAAACAACGCCATTTTTGCTCGAATATCACCCGCATCTTACAGGGTTCGATAGCATCCTCTCTGTTCTTTCTAACTGGAGCCTTTTAATCGCTTTGGTTGCTTTAGTGATGGTGATTTTTCCTTGGGATAAAGAGATGGCAAATTATTATGTGACAAAAGAGGAGCGATAA
- the dsrO gene encoding sulfate reduction electron transfer complex DsrMKJOP subunit DsrO: MDEKESKQRRRGFVKKTTALLGAAVLAAPSAKAISLTNPGRESGDARYIGQEGKRFGMVIDLRKCVGCQACVSACKSENKIPKEKFRTYVPEYELGSYPNVHKAFLPQLCNQCAEPSCVSVCPTGATFARKDGIVVVDSEVCWGCGYCINACPYDKRYFNPVTNVADKCTLCAHRIDHGLLPACVESCVGGARISGDLNDPNSAVSKLLSTYPTTVLKPNSGTKPRVFYIALSGEIQGLPYSPKVLDDMARKIDGMTAREWSSKGE, from the coding sequence ATGGATGAGAAAGAGTCCAAACAGAGGCGTAGAGGATTTGTCAAAAAGACAACGGCTCTTTTGGGTGCTGCTGTACTTGCGGCCCCTAGTGCAAAAGCGATAAGCCTTACCAACCCTGGACGCGAAAGTGGCGATGCTCGCTATATCGGACAAGAGGGTAAGCGTTTTGGCATGGTAATCGATCTTCGTAAATGTGTTGGATGCCAAGCATGTGTAAGTGCATGCAAAAGCGAAAACAAAATCCCCAAAGAAAAATTTAGAACGTATGTGCCTGAGTATGAGTTAGGCAGTTACCCTAATGTGCATAAGGCATTTTTACCCCAACTGTGTAACCAGTGTGCTGAGCCTTCCTGTGTAAGTGTTTGCCCAACAGGCGCAACATTTGCGCGAAAAGACGGCATCGTTGTGGTGGACAGTGAAGTATGTTGGGGCTGTGGATACTGCATCAATGCTTGTCCTTATGACAAACGCTACTTCAATCCCGTTACCAATGTCGCAGATAAATGCACACTCTGTGCTCACAGAATCGACCATGGCTTATTGCCAGCATGTGTGGAGAGTTGTGTAGGAGGAGCTCGTATTTCTGGCGATCTGAATGATCCAAACTCTGCCGTTTCAAAGCTTCTTTCAACGTACCCAACAACCGTTTTAAAACCAAACAGTGGCACGAAACCGCGTGTTTTTTACATAGCGCTTAGTGGTGAGATTCAAGGTTTGCCGTATTCTCCTAAAGTCTTAGATGATATGGCACGTAAAATCGATGGAATGACTGCTCGTGAGTGGTCAAGCAAAGGAGAATAA
- a CDS encoding ATP-binding protein: MSYIKALSSPSTKTKTMIFVLMLFLAMATIFGLMRYVDVRDGIEKSRKDYAAQIHSIYAMTLKRTSAFYLNRAYANLDSYGIKEALEQKNVAQLTGLSSFRWNVLKQENPYLLGIRFYDENLSLLAYLGKEPKKEEIAQNGEVPKEPKVGFFFSKHYAAYHIMVPVFVNEKIIGMLEFAIAPEFFLNEVEEFSNLKGYILFKGEEFIPSDEALLGISLHDGEISQNKKSTYITHAIKLEGLLGDDLAELLFFQDISDQQQKLLDAVYEAFFVALSMMAVLLIILNYGFNVLILRLEESEANLKELNHTLEFRVNEEIARRMENEQILMHQSRLASMGEMIGNIAHQWRQPLSELGATLMNLQILWEKQKLTSAVFEDRIKRSEGLIAYMSKTIDDFRNFFASDNKKERYCVNDAIRKSLELIEPALKNHHIVLEFHEEGEYEIEGYPSQFAQAILNIISNAKDILLERGIHAPKIEITLKCKEGKTLIQIADNGGGITLEPIEKIFEPYVSTKHAKSGTGIGLYMSKSIIEKNANGVLSAYNSDIGAVFEITL; encoded by the coding sequence TTGTCATACATTAAAGCACTCTCATCTCCTTCTACGAAAACCAAAACTATGATTTTCGTGCTGATGCTTTTTTTAGCGATGGCGACGATTTTCGGTTTGATGCGTTATGTGGATGTACGCGATGGGATTGAAAAATCACGTAAAGATTATGCGGCACAAATTCATAGCATTTATGCGATGACACTTAAACGTACCAGTGCGTTTTACCTCAATCGCGCCTATGCCAATCTTGACTCCTATGGTATCAAAGAAGCCCTTGAGCAAAAAAATGTGGCGCAACTGACAGGTCTTTCAAGTTTTCGCTGGAATGTCTTGAAACAGGAAAACCCCTATTTATTAGGGATTCGTTTTTATGATGAAAATCTATCTTTGCTAGCATACCTTGGTAAGGAACCGAAAAAAGAGGAAATAGCGCAAAATGGAGAAGTTCCTAAAGAGCCAAAAGTAGGCTTCTTCTTCTCGAAGCATTATGCGGCGTATCATATCATGGTTCCTGTTTTTGTAAATGAAAAAATCATTGGCATGTTAGAGTTTGCGATTGCGCCTGAGTTCTTTCTCAACGAAGTTGAAGAGTTCTCAAACCTCAAAGGTTACATTCTCTTTAAAGGAGAGGAGTTTATACCTTCCGATGAAGCACTTTTGGGGATTAGTTTGCATGATGGCGAAATTTCTCAAAATAAAAAAAGCACCTATATCACTCATGCGATTAAGCTAGAAGGACTTCTTGGTGATGACTTGGCAGAGCTTCTTTTCTTCCAAGATATCAGTGATCAACAGCAAAAACTTCTTGATGCTGTTTATGAAGCATTTTTTGTCGCACTGAGCATGATGGCAGTGCTGCTCATTATCCTCAATTATGGTTTTAATGTCTTGATTTTGCGCCTTGAAGAGAGCGAAGCAAATCTCAAAGAGCTTAACCATACGCTAGAGTTTCGTGTCAATGAAGAGATCGCAAGACGCATGGAAAATGAGCAAATCTTGATGCATCAAAGCAGACTTGCAAGTATGGGTGAGATGATCGGAAACATTGCCCATCAATGGCGCCAACCTCTGAGTGAACTAGGTGCAACACTCATGAACTTGCAAATCCTTTGGGAAAAACAAAAACTCACGTCTGCTGTCTTTGAAGATCGCATCAAACGCTCAGAAGGCTTAATCGCCTACATGTCAAAGACCATTGATGATTTTCGCAATTTCTTTGCAAGCGATAATAAAAAAGAGCGCTACTGCGTTAATGACGCGATTCGCAAATCGCTTGAATTAATTGAACCAGCTCTAAAAAACCATCATATCGTACTAGAGTTTCACGAAGAAGGTGAGTATGAAATTGAAGGTTATCCTAGCCAGTTTGCTCAAGCTATTTTAAATATTATCAGTAATGCAAAAGATATTCTTTTAGAACGTGGTATTCATGCTCCAAAGATAGAAATAACCCTAAAATGCAAAGAGGGAAAAACGCTCATTCAGATTGCTGACAATGGCGGGGGCATTACATTAGAGCCAATAGAGAAAATCTTTGAACCCTACGTGAGTACGAAACATGCAAAGAGTGGAACAGGCATAGGACTTTACATGAGTAAGTCCATCATTGAGAAAAATGCCAATGGCGTTTTATCTGCGTATAACAGCGATATAGGAGCTGTTTTTGAAATAACCCTCTAG
- a CDS encoding response regulator transcription factor, which yields MHNPLALFERLTILYAEDEESLRKSVTQTLELFFDKVIEAKDGEEALELFDEHKPDILLLDICMPKCDGLKLLKEIRSSYKRVPVIIMSAYAEPVYFQQAIELNICKYLLKPFSKESFLDALKTCAAWMYEWGDGGVVKVGSDLFYDPETGDLVNEGVSFVLSKKERLLFEYLLRQKNRVISFEELEEAIWAGEGGNKDALKALIKELRKKLTKESIENVFGIGYKLVIH from the coding sequence ATGCACAATCCTCTTGCTCTCTTTGAGCGCTTAACTATTTTATACGCTGAAGATGAAGAGAGTTTACGTAAAAGTGTCACGCAAACATTGGAGCTATTTTTTGATAAAGTCATTGAAGCAAAAGATGGTGAAGAGGCACTTGAACTCTTTGATGAGCATAAACCAGATATCTTATTGCTCGATATTTGTATGCCAAAATGCGATGGACTTAAACTTTTAAAAGAGATTCGCAGTTCTTACAAAAGAGTACCTGTGATCATCATGAGTGCGTATGCGGAGCCTGTCTATTTTCAACAAGCCATAGAGCTTAATATTTGCAAATACCTTCTCAAACCTTTTTCCAAAGAGAGTTTTTTAGATGCCCTTAAAACCTGCGCTGCTTGGATGTATGAGTGGGGCGATGGTGGCGTTGTAAAAGTGGGCAGTGATCTTTTTTATGACCCAGAAACAGGAGACTTGGTGAATGAAGGCGTCTCTTTTGTGTTGAGTAAGAAAGAGCGTCTTTTGTTCGAATATCTACTGCGTCAGAAAAATCGTGTGATCTCATTTGAAGAGCTTGAAGAAGCTATCTGGGCAGGTGAGGGCGGAAACAAAGATGCACTCAAAGCATTGATTAAAGAGCTTCGTAAAAAGTTGACCAAAGAGAGCATCGAGAACGTTTTTGGTATAGGGTATAAACTTGTCATACATTAA